In the genome of Patescibacteria group bacterium, one region contains:
- the mutL gene encoding DNA mismatch repair endonuclease MutL yields the protein MKTINHLPHHIVSKIAAGEVVDRPASAIKELVENSLDAGATYIQIILEQGGLKKIVVKDDGKGMSKEDLEICFLPHTTSKITTEKDLDTIQSFGFRGEALSSIAAVSHMTIKSRKTDAEHGYMVELIPFQEPTLSSAGIPVGTEIEIKDLFSTIPARKKFVKDSRTELRHIVDAITTIALSFPRVGFILEHDGNVIVNVPKEQNLQERIHALLGDDIGMQMMPITHESQYGRLNGFIGKPQLAGSSRAHQYLFVNNRSITHLPISRTVTESFGSLIEPRTHAVFVVSLELPYESVDVNVHPRKEEVAFAYPKNILELCEEAVVTTLKNNNITYKKISSDFMKERGMDGSTADMLKDMVTPWNLKPENMQEISQLHNLYLVAPTADGILLVDQHAAHERILFEQFKEAFRNSHATGAVFELPESLLINLPASDSIILDEHAETLQKLGFDISLFGVNTFKLCAVPDVFKDRNYKELISEFINDMREGRNSGSKLDRTTERTLAFMACRTAVKAGDPLAPDERKRLLEKLLACPAGYTCPHGRPTHIEVSMNELDKMFKRK from the coding sequence ATGAAAACTATCAATCACCTTCCCCATCATATTGTTTCAAAGATTGCTGCTGGTGAAGTAGTTGATCGTCCTGCATCCGCTATTAAAGAACTAGTTGAAAATTCTCTTGATGCAGGTGCAACATATATTCAAATAATCTTAGAACAAGGCGGATTAAAAAAGATTGTTGTAAAAGATGATGGCAAAGGCATGAGCAAAGAAGATTTGGAAATATGTTTTCTGCCTCATACAACTAGTAAAATAACTACTGAAAAAGATTTGGATACTATTCAATCATTTGGTTTTCGAGGTGAAGCACTTTCAAGTATTGCTGCTGTGTCTCACATGACTATAAAAAGCAGAAAAACAGATGCTGAGCATGGATACATGGTTGAGCTAATTCCCTTTCAAGAGCCAACACTTAGCTCTGCTGGAATCCCAGTAGGAACTGAAATAGAAATTAAAGATTTATTCTCAACAATTCCAGCACGAAAAAAATTTGTGAAAGATAGCCGTACCGAGCTACGTCACATAGTAGATGCTATTACCACAATCGCTTTATCATTTCCTCGAGTTGGCTTCATCCTTGAGCACGATGGGAACGTTATTGTAAATGTTCCAAAAGAACAAAATCTACAAGAACGGATTCATGCATTATTAGGTGATGATATTGGAATGCAGATGATGCCAATTACTCATGAATCTCAGTATGGAAGACTAAATGGCTTCATTGGTAAACCCCAACTTGCAGGATCTTCACGAGCTCACCAATATCTATTTGTAAATAATAGAAGTATTACTCACCTTCCTATCTCACGCACAGTGACAGAAAGTTTTGGATCCCTCATTGAGCCACGAACCCATGCGGTGTTTGTAGTATCTCTTGAGCTTCCCTATGAAAGTGTTGATGTAAATGTTCATCCTCGAAAAGAAGAAGTTGCTTTTGCCTATCCAAAGAATATCTTAGAATTGTGCGAAGAAGCTGTTGTAACTACACTCAAAAATAATAATATAACCTATAAAAAAATAAGTAGTGATTTTATGAAAGAACGAGGCATGGATGGATCTACTGCCGACATGCTTAAAGATATGGTAACTCCATGGAATCTAAAGCCTGAAAATATGCAGGAGATTTCTCAGCTTCACAATTTATATTTAGTAGCGCCAACAGCTGATGGCATTTTACTTGTAGATCAACATGCAGCGCACGAACGTATTTTATTTGAGCAGTTTAAAGAAGCATTTAGAAATTCACATGCAACGGGAGCTGTGTTTGAATTACCTGAATCACTACTTATAAACCTTCCAGCTTCTGATTCTATAATTTTAGATGAGCATGCTGAGACACTCCAAAAGCTTGGTTTTGATATTAGTTTGTTTGGTGTAAATACATTTAAGCTTTGTGCAGTTCCTGACGTATTTAAAGATAGAAATTATAAAGAACTAATCTCTGAATTTATTAATGATATGCGTGAAGGGAGAAATTCAGGATCAAAGCTTGATAGAACAACAGAAAGGACATTAGCATTTATGGCGTGTCGAACTGCAGTAAAAGCAGGAGATCCCCTTGCACCTGACGAGCGCAAAAGATTACTTGAGAAATTATTGGCATGCCCAGCCGGATACACCTGTCCACACGGCCGTCCTACTCATATTGAAGTGAGCATGAACGAACTTGATAAAATGTTTAAGCGAAAGTAA